The following proteins are co-located in the Rippkaea orientalis PCC 8801 genome:
- a CDS encoding sulfotransferase domain-containing protein produces the protein MNDQSSLKQLGAIFGTGRSGSTWLGAIINSHPDVAYRFEPFHRLQRKNQEIAKVINHLKSGLISEQGVLEIYDLLLPAYPEIEKPPFFPKNFALGIGKGQNLLWPLSRKINIFNHLFKQLYTPRQKPLLIFKEVGYIEVPKILVQQTTIPIVYMMRHPCAVISSVIKGQNQSIMSTGRIPVLGNLLQKYEPNLAEKYHHELDNMTIYEKQALLWFIEVEQSFLSFQGYANGLVIFYEELVNNTLPMAEKVLTHFGLSLDQQVTEFIEESIKPPSSKAWFKEFGIRNNYFTVYRDSKKGLDKWKNDILPEEQKKIFNIVKDSQAFQWGVDLGLWNV, from the coding sequence ATGAATGATCAGTCATCTTTAAAGCAGCTTGGTGCTATCTTTGGAACAGGAAGAAGTGGCTCAACTTGGCTAGGAGCAATTATTAATAGTCATCCTGATGTTGCTTATCGTTTTGAACCATTTCATCGCTTACAACGGAAAAACCAAGAAATAGCCAAAGTGATAAACCATTTAAAATCTGGCTTAATTTCAGAACAGGGTGTCTTGGAAATTTATGATCTTTTATTGCCCGCTTATCCAGAGATAGAAAAACCCCCATTTTTCCCTAAAAATTTTGCTTTAGGTATAGGAAAAGGTCAAAATTTGTTGTGGCCATTATCTCGAAAAATTAATATTTTTAATCATTTATTTAAACAACTATACACACCTCGGCAAAAACCCTTATTAATATTTAAAGAGGTTGGATATATTGAAGTTCCTAAAATTTTAGTCCAGCAGACAACAATTCCAATTGTTTATATGATGCGTCATCCTTGTGCCGTAATCTCATCAGTGATTAAGGGACAAAATCAATCGATTATGTCTACTGGAAGAATACCTGTCTTGGGAAACTTGCTGCAGAAATATGAACCTAACTTAGCTGAAAAATATCATCATGAGTTAGACAACATGACAATCTATGAAAAACAAGCATTGTTATGGTTTATTGAAGTTGAACAGTCCTTTTTATCCTTTCAAGGTTATGCAAATGGCTTAGTGATCTTTTATGAAGAATTAGTCAACAATACCTTACCAATGGCTGAAAAAGTTTTAACTCATTTTGGATTATCTCTAGACCAACAAGTCACAGAGTTCATTGAAGAAAGTATAAAACCCCCATCCTCAAAAGCGTGGTTCAAAGAATTTGGCATCAGAAATAACTACTTCACCGTCTACCGAGATTCAAAAAAGGGGCTAGATAAATGGAAAAATGATATACTACCAGAAGAACAAAAGAAAATTTTTAACATTGTTAAAGATAGTCAGGCATTCCAGTGGGGAGTAGATCTGGGCCTATGGAATGTCTAA
- a CDS encoding glucose-1-phosphate thymidylyltransferase has product MKALILSGGKGTRLRPLTYTGAKQLVPVANKPILWYGIESIVAAGITDIGIIISPETGEEIQEVTGNGDRFGANITYIPQDHPLGLAHAVKIAQPFLGDAPFIMYLGDNLIQDDLKPFLSKFESQDLDGLILLRSVSNPSAFGVAKVDQNGRVLQLVEKPKVPPSNLALVGVYFFNTVIHHAIASIVPSERGELEITDAIQALIDQQKKVESVQLNGWWLDTGKKDDLLEANRIILDTDLETKKGGEIDSKSQIIGRVNIGEGSKIVNSTVRGPVIIGENCHIENCFIGPYTSVGNKVTLIDADIEHSVLLEGAQILEIHQRIVDSLIGRRAKLEMAHQRPKALQFMIGDDTHIELV; this is encoded by the coding sequence ATGAAAGCTCTTATTCTGTCCGGTGGCAAAGGAACCCGACTTAGACCCTTAACCTATACAGGAGCTAAACAATTAGTTCCTGTAGCTAATAAACCCATTTTATGGTATGGAATTGAATCCATTGTCGCCGCAGGAATTACCGATATTGGGATTATTATTAGTCCCGAAACAGGAGAAGAAATTCAAGAAGTAACCGGAAACGGTGATCGCTTTGGGGCAAACATTACCTATATTCCCCAAGATCATCCCCTAGGACTAGCCCATGCGGTGAAAATTGCCCAACCCTTTTTAGGAGATGCTCCCTTTATTATGTACTTGGGAGATAACCTTATTCAAGACGATCTCAAACCCTTTTTATCTAAGTTTGAAAGTCAGGATCTTGATGGGTTAATTTTGCTGCGATCGGTTAGTAATCCCTCCGCTTTTGGGGTCGCTAAAGTTGATCAAAATGGACGAGTTTTACAGTTAGTTGAAAAGCCCAAAGTTCCCCCCTCTAATTTAGCCTTAGTTGGGGTTTATTTTTTTAACACTGTAATTCATCATGCTATTGCCTCAATTGTTCCTTCAGAACGGGGAGAATTGGAAATTACTGATGCTATTCAAGCTTTAATCGATCAGCAAAAAAAAGTAGAATCAGTACAACTCAATGGTTGGTGGCTAGATACGGGAAAAAAAGATGATTTACTAGAAGCTAATCGGATCATTCTTGATACAGATTTAGAGACAAAGAAAGGGGGAGAAATTGATAGTAAAAGTCAGATTATTGGGCGCGTCAATATTGGTGAAGGATCGAAAATTGTTAACAGTACCGTACGAGGTCCCGTAATCATTGGAGAAAATTGTCACATTGAAAATTGTTTTATTGGTCCTTATACTAGCGTGGGGAATAAAGTCACACTCATTGATGCTGATATTGAACACAGTGTTCTATTAGAAGGAGCACAAATCTTAGAAATCCATCAGCGAATTGTTGATAGTTTAATTGGGCGACGAGCCAAACTAGAAATGGCTCATCAACGGCCAAAAGCACTCCAATTTATGATTGGAGATGATACTCATATCGAATTAGTTTAA
- the rfbB gene encoding dTDP-glucose 4,6-dehydratase produces the protein MSNHKLLITGGAGFIGSNFVHHWYHQYPYHRIIVLDALTYAGNRRNLASLEGKENFRFVQGNICDRPLIDNLLREENIDIVAHFAAESHVDRSILGPDAFIQTNVIGTFTLLESFRHYWNEQNQPENYRFLHVSTDEVYGSLNPEDPAFTETTPYAPNSPYSASKAGSDHLARAYYHTYNVPTIITNCSNNYGPYHFPEKLIPLMCINILLGKPLPVYGDGQNVRDWLYVGDHCSALQTVIQKGNPGETYNIGGNNEVKNLDLVTLLCDLMDELAPNLPVKPSKQLITFVKDRPGHDRRYAIDATKIKTELGWTPQETVEGGLRKTIEWYLNHQDWWQPLLSQDYQDYYRKVYGN, from the coding sequence TTGTCTAATCATAAGTTATTAATCACTGGTGGAGCAGGATTTATCGGCTCTAATTTTGTTCATCATTGGTATCATCAATATCCTTATCATCGCATCATCGTCCTCGATGCCTTAACTTATGCTGGAAACCGTCGAAATTTAGCAAGTTTAGAGGGTAAAGAAAACTTTAGATTCGTTCAGGGAAATATCTGCGATCGCCCCCTAATTGATAATCTTTTAAGGGAGGAAAACATTGATATTGTAGCCCATTTTGCAGCAGAATCTCATGTGGATCGTTCTATCCTTGGACCTGATGCCTTTATCCAAACCAATGTGATTGGAACGTTCACCTTATTAGAAAGTTTTCGTCACTATTGGAATGAACAAAATCAACCCGAAAATTATCGTTTTCTGCACGTTTCTACTGACGAAGTTTATGGCAGTTTAAACCCCGAAGATCCCGCGTTTACTGAAACCACACCCTACGCACCCAATAGTCCCTATTCCGCTTCTAAAGCGGGTAGTGATCACCTCGCCCGTGCCTATTATCATACCTATAATGTCCCCACCATTATCACCAATTGTTCTAACAATTATGGACCCTATCACTTTCCAGAAAAACTCATCCCTCTAATGTGTATTAATATTTTATTAGGGAAACCCTTACCCGTTTATGGAGATGGGCAAAACGTGCGAGATTGGTTATATGTTGGCGATCATTGTTCCGCACTACAGACAGTCATTCAAAAGGGAAACCCAGGGGAAACCTACAATATTGGGGGGAATAATGAGGTGAAAAATCTTGATTTAGTGACCCTATTATGTGACTTAATGGATGAATTAGCCCCCAACTTACCCGTTAAACCTTCAAAACAGTTAATTACCTTTGTTAAAGATCGCCCCGGCCACGATCGCCGTTATGCCATTGATGCCACTAAAATTAAAACCGAATTAGGCTGGACACCTCAAGAAACCGTCGAAGGAGGATTACGCAAGACCATAGAATGGTATCTAAATCATCAAGATTGGTGGCAACCTTTATTATCCCAAGATTATCAGGATTATTATCGAAAAGTTTATGGTAATTAA